A section of the Scylla paramamosain isolate STU-SP2022 chromosome 33, ASM3559412v1, whole genome shotgun sequence genome encodes:
- the LOC135089508 gene encoding uncharacterized protein LOC135089508, producing the protein MPGKRRRLLNLTVTPHTGKHWQVSLHVPIISTALEWETKLWKNQGKQHWEVNGEVKSTKSDISLEFVHFKQEKQDEETQVTDDRGEAGRCDAEGCGDGNVKEPKAKSRHHVDSDCDSDLSKEQTVDQNEVCSGRDPKSEDLKQNDHDSVMVNVDEECSRKAECDGQEESVSSDAVQETTQKLTSRVFSLSSNMKTFISSDGGRWIRILQRTHLAFCPHVGWNLNQIFRFNRDWTGWEYVVNTWEWGNMVVKAEWGVSLLQWYQKTFSFSFDQAAALPSTQLVLDFRDWWSYKVWLKWPVLASSLAASLTLGRDSHTLLGESDRVGVTWEVKKVDEFLGEDAGKVVARVVARHTPAGLVVTFHADTASMQELHDTVTAVLAQAMESPDLCGEVPDHATLLKFLHDFLGQSPASLWADLLQEVRRLLLGSGTEADLHHLLEVFREEMGTAEGVGLWEAVWTVLERAGLLRSRGEEVEVVVPSEWIRLAQGWFTWAVMGGGGQCEGNTLMVNLVDALAETLRRSGSGQATF; encoded by the exons ATGCCGGGGAAGCGTCGGCGTCTCCTGAACCTCACCGTCACGCCACACACTGG AAAACACTGGCAGGTGAGCCTACATGTGCCAATTATCTCTACAGCCCTCGAGTGGGAGACGAAGCTCTGGAAAAATCAGGGCAAGCAACATTGGGAAGTTAATGGGGAAGTCAAGTCTACCAAATCTGACATATCGTTAGAATTCGTTCACTTCAAGCAGGAGAAGCAGGACGAGGAGACTCAGGTCACGGATGACAGAGGTGAGGCTGGCAGGTGTGATGCTGAAGGTTGTGGGGACGGCAATGTCAAGGAGCCAAAAGCCAAGTCGCGGCACCACGTCGACAGTGATTGCGACTCAGatttaagtaaagaacagacagTAGACCAGAATGAAGTTTGTAGTGGTCGAGATCCTAAATCAGAAGACTTAAAGCAAAATGATCATGATTCCGTAATGGTAAATGTAGACGAAGAATGTTCCAGGAAAGCGGAGTGTGATGGACAGGAAGAGTCAGTGTCAAGTGACGCTGTTCAAGAGACTACACAAAAATTAACTTCCCGGGTTTTCAGCCTTTCTTCCAACATGAAAACTTTCA TCTCATCTGACGGAGGACGCTGGATTCGGATCCTGCAGCGCACACACCTGGCATTCTGTCCTCACGTTGGCTGGAACTTGAACC AAATATTTCGGTTCAATCGTGACTGGACTGGGTGGGAGTACGTGGTGAACACCTGGGAGTGGGGCAACATGGTGGTGAAGGCGGAGTGGggcgtctctctcctgcagtggTACCAGAAAACTTTCAGCTTCTCTTTCGACCAG GCGGCGGCGCTCCCCTCCACGCAGCTGGTCCTGGATTTCCGTGACTGGTGGAGCTACAAGGTGTGGCTGAAGTGGCCGGTCCTCGCGTCCTCCCTCGCCGCTTCCCTCACGCTTGGTCGCGACAGTCACACACTGCTGGGCGAGTCAGACCGTGTGGGGGTGACGTgggaag TGAAGAAAGTGGACGAGTTTCTGGGTGAGGACGCCGGAAAGGTGGTGGCGCGGGTGGTAGCGCGACACACCCCTGCTGGCTTGGTGGTGACCTTCCACGCCGACACCGCCAGCATGCAGGAGCTCCACGATACCGTCACTGCCGTCCTTGCTCAG GCCATGGAGAGCCCTGACCTGTGTGGCGAGGTGCCTGACCACGCCACGCTTCTGAAGTTCCTGCACGACTTCCTTGGACAGTCACCGGCGAGTCTCTGGGCGGATCTGCTGCAGGAA GTCCGTCGCCTGCTGCTGGGGTCTGGCACCGAGGCAGACTTACATCACCTGCTGGAAGTTTTCAGGGAGGAAATGGGGACAG cagaAGGCGTAGGATTGTGGGAGGCAGTATGGACGGTGCTGGAGCGGGCGGGGCTGCTGCGTTCCCGcggcgaggaggtggaggtggtggtgccctCCGAGTGGATTAGGCTGGCGCAG GGGTGGTTCACTTGGGCTGTCATGGGAGGCGGCGGGCAGTGCGAAGGCAACACACTGATGGTTAACCTGGTGGATGCGCTGGCGGAGACCCTGAGGCGAAGTGGCAGCGGGCAAGCAACCTTTTGA